One region of Alcanivorax sediminis genomic DNA includes:
- the speA gene encoding biosynthetic arginine decarboxylase, producing MTDSSSVPASEIYNVDRWGDSYFRIDQGGELCVRPNGEQGGEATLEAVLEACRAAGLRAPVLARFSGILRQRVKQLAGAFREAIDGHGYQGQYTPVYPIKVNQQRRVVHEIIRAREDGERIGLEAGSKPELLAVLALSNPGDTIVCNGYKDAEYLRLALMGERLGFHVHIVVEKMSELPALLRIADELGVSPRIGLRVRLMSISKGNWQNTGGEKSKFGLSAPQLMSAIEHCRQAGRLDCVRLLHFHLGSQVANIQDIKAGMREAARYYAEMRALGAAVETVDVGGGLGVDYEGTHSRSYCSMNYGVADYARHIVQTLQQQCHQRGLPEPNIISESGRALTAHHAVLLVNITDQESLSPVTVAAPGNDDATELHQLWELQQQLQGKAGNLLERFSEVVGAWQDIHQRYLAGDLGLDARARGEQLYINCLLALRARLNPLRKQQRDLLDKLNETLADKLFVNFSVFQSVPDVWGINQVFPVLPLSGLNQPVTRRAVLQDITCDSDGRIDQFVDGEGVESSLPLPDDINGHLGIFMVGAYQEILGDMHNLFGDTDSVDVDVTDDGQIVLDHAIQGDTVSSVLRYVNYDPDRLLETLEKNCRQAHLSSDEQDGFIELVREGLAGYTYLE from the coding sequence ATGACCGATTCAAGCTCCGTACCGGCCAGCGAGATCTACAATGTGGACCGCTGGGGTGACAGCTACTTCCGCATCGATCAGGGCGGCGAGTTGTGTGTGCGACCCAATGGTGAACAGGGCGGCGAAGCCACCCTGGAAGCCGTGCTGGAGGCCTGTCGAGCCGCCGGGCTGCGTGCGCCGGTGTTGGCAAGGTTTTCCGGAATCCTGCGCCAGCGGGTCAAGCAGCTGGCAGGTGCTTTCCGCGAGGCCATTGACGGTCATGGCTATCAGGGCCAGTACACCCCGGTGTACCCCATCAAGGTGAACCAGCAGCGCCGGGTAGTGCATGAGATCATCCGTGCCCGTGAAGACGGTGAGCGCATCGGTCTGGAAGCCGGCTCCAAGCCGGAGCTGCTGGCCGTACTGGCATTGTCCAACCCCGGCGACACGATCGTCTGTAACGGCTACAAGGATGCGGAGTACCTGCGTCTGGCGCTGATGGGCGAGCGACTGGGCTTCCACGTGCATATTGTGGTGGAGAAAATGTCCGAGCTGCCTGCCCTGCTGCGTATTGCCGATGAGCTGGGTGTGTCACCCCGCATCGGCTTGCGGGTGCGGCTGATGAGCATCAGCAAGGGCAACTGGCAGAACACCGGTGGAGAGAAATCCAAGTTCGGCTTGAGCGCGCCGCAGCTGATGAGCGCCATCGAACACTGTCGTCAGGCGGGCCGGCTGGATTGCGTCAGGTTGCTGCATTTTCATCTGGGCTCCCAGGTGGCCAATATCCAGGATATCAAGGCGGGTATGCGCGAAGCGGCCCGTTACTACGCCGAGATGCGAGCACTGGGCGCGGCGGTGGAAACCGTGGACGTGGGCGGCGGTCTGGGCGTCGATTACGAGGGTACCCACTCACGCTCCTATTGCTCCATGAACTACGGGGTGGCGGACTATGCCCGCCACATCGTGCAGACCCTGCAGCAGCAGTGTCATCAGCGCGGGCTGCCCGAGCCCAACATCATTTCCGAGTCTGGCCGAGCCCTGACGGCGCATCATGCGGTGTTGCTGGTCAATATCACCGATCAGGAGTCCCTGTCGCCGGTCACGGTGGCGGCACCTGGCAATGACGACGCAACAGAACTGCATCAGCTCTGGGAGCTTCAACAACAGCTCCAGGGCAAGGCGGGCAATTTGCTGGAGCGTTTCTCCGAGGTGGTGGGCGCATGGCAAGATATTCATCAGCGCTATCTGGCAGGGGATCTTGGTCTGGATGCCCGCGCCCGTGGCGAGCAGTTGTATATCAATTGCTTGCTGGCCCTGCGTGCTCGCCTTAACCCGCTACGCAAACAGCAGCGTGATTTGCTCGACAAGCTGAACGAAACGCTGGCCGACAAGCTGTTCGTGAATTTCTCTGTGTTTCAGTCGGTGCCAGATGTGTGGGGGATCAATCAGGTCTTCCCGGTGTTGCCACTGTCGGGCCTCAACCAGCCTGTGACCCGGCGCGCGGTTTTGCAGGATATTACCTGTGACTCTGATGGCCGCATCGACCAGTTTGTGGATGGCGAAGGGGTGGAGTCTTCGCTGCCGTTGCCGGATGATATCAACGGCCATCTAGGCATCTTCATGGTAGGGGCTTATCAGGAAATCCTCGGTGACATGCATAACCTGTTCGGTGATACCGACTCGGTGGATGTGGATGTAACTGACGATGGCCAGATCGTCCTTGATCATGCCATTCAGGGCGATACGGTGAGCTCTGTGCTGCGCTATGTGAACTACGACCCGGATCGTCTGCTGGAAACCCTGGAAAAGAACTGCCGCCAGGCCCATTTGAGCTCAGATGAGCAAGATGGCTTCATTGAACTGGTAAGGGAAGGGCTGGCAGGGTATACCTATCTGGAATGA
- a CDS encoding Rieske (2Fe-2S) protein produces MRYELCASSEIPEGKSKAMQAGETKLVVYHLSDGFYATQARCSHMFASLGKGKIVDDKCVQCPLHRARFDIRTGDVSEWANFPPGVQLLNVVRGEKKLDTWPVSEENGQLFVEI; encoded by the coding sequence ATGCGTTACGAATTGTGTGCCAGTAGTGAAATCCCGGAAGGAAAGAGCAAGGCCATGCAGGCCGGTGAGACCAAGTTGGTGGTGTATCACCTGAGCGATGGGTTCTATGCTACACAGGCTCGTTGCAGTCACATGTTTGCCTCTCTCGGCAAAGGCAAAATTGTGGATGACAAGTGCGTCCAGTGCCCGCTGCACCGCGCTCGTTTCGATATTCGTACGGGCGATGTGAGCGAGTGGGCCAATTTCCCTCCCGGTGTACAGCTGCTGAACGTGGTCCGCGGTGAGAAAAAACTGGATACCTGGCCAGTCAGTGAAGAGAACGGCCAGTTGTTCGTGGAGATCTGA
- a CDS encoding DUF4112 domain-containing protein codes for MAVSEEKQRAALARLDKFSRFTDSSIGIPFTKFRFGAEALIGLIPGIGDVAGLALSSYVLIEAQRAGASNKVKLRMVRNMLIDFAGGLLPVVGDAFDAIYKANTRNTALLRRYLEEQLEIEPPPKPFPWGTLIGLSILFAILTGGLTLIL; via the coding sequence ATGGCGGTCAGTGAAGAAAAGCAGCGCGCAGCGCTGGCGCGGCTGGACAAGTTCAGCCGCTTTACCGACAGCAGTATCGGTATTCCTTTCACAAAATTCCGGTTTGGTGCGGAAGCCCTTATCGGTTTGATTCCCGGCATCGGTGACGTGGCAGGTCTTGCGCTTTCGAGCTATGTGCTGATCGAGGCGCAGCGGGCGGGGGCAAGCAACAAGGTGAAGCTGCGTATGGTGCGCAACATGCTCATCGATTTCGCCGGCGGGTTGTTGCCGGTGGTGGGCGATGCGTTCGATGCTATCTACAAGGCCAACACCCGCAATACCGCGCTGCTTCGCCGCTACCTGGAAGAACAGCTGGAAATCGAACCACCGCCGAAACCTTTCCCCTGGGGAACATTGATTGGCCTGTCGATCCTGTTCGCCATTTTGACCGGCGGTTTGACGTTGATTCTTTAA
- a CDS encoding DUF523 domain-containing protein, which produces MLTDLLEEMGFSLPRQEWQKPVIGVSACLTGQRVRYDGDHKHNGIVMHQLAPLMRFRETCPEVSIGLPIPRPPIQVVQFDDAQRVKAVNNPSMDYTESLENIAANLGEPLCGFVLKARSPSCGHLTTPIHDEHGNEIATGSGAFARKLHELYPRIALANESDLEKPAFLKQFVIQVFCYQQWHHNDHQGSWLQERLEKSELLEEPLKTNFQHYLSRLGQAMH; this is translated from the coding sequence ATGCTAACGGATCTACTGGAAGAAATGGGGTTTTCACTACCCCGCCAGGAGTGGCAAAAGCCGGTGATCGGAGTCAGCGCCTGCCTCACTGGCCAGAGAGTTCGTTACGACGGTGATCACAAGCATAATGGTATTGTCATGCACCAGCTGGCGCCGCTGATGCGTTTTCGTGAAACCTGCCCGGAAGTCAGCATCGGCTTGCCCATTCCCCGCCCCCCCATTCAGGTCGTGCAGTTTGACGATGCTCAACGAGTTAAAGCAGTAAACAACCCTTCCATGGACTACACCGAGTCTCTTGAGAACATTGCTGCAAACCTGGGGGAGCCCCTGTGCGGGTTCGTGCTCAAGGCTCGCTCTCCCAGTTGCGGCCACCTCACCACCCCGATTCATGACGAACATGGCAACGAGATTGCCACCGGCTCCGGCGCCTTCGCCCGCAAGCTTCACGAACTTTATCCACGCATTGCCCTGGCCAACGAGAGTGACCTGGAAAAACCGGCCTTCCTGAAACAATTCGTGATACAGGTTTTCTGTTATCAGCAGTGGCACCACAATGACCATCAGGGCAGCTGGCTGCAGGAGCGCCTTGAGAAAAGCGAATTACTGGAAGAACCGTTGAAGACCAACTTTCAGCATTATCTGTCGCGACTTGGGCAGGCCATGCACTAG
- a CDS encoding 2-hydroxyacid dehydrogenase, translating to MQGVFLDSETVNPDELDFSALDALMPWTFFPYTAPAQRVERLQGAQVVITNKVVLDADTLAACPALKLICICATGTNNVDLNAARDQGIVVCNVSGYARASVAQHSLMLMLTLATHCLQYDRAVKRGDWSEARQFCLLDYPIMELAGKTLGIIGYGDLGRETGRLAEAFGMKVIAAQSFSGRSHEGRLPLSELLPQADVISLHCPLTAQTDKLVDAAFLSQMKPGALLINTARGGLVDEPALAEALRSGQLGGAGLDVLSSEPPPRDHVLLAKDIPNLIITPHNAWGTRECRQRLLDGVVSNIQNWRAGAATNVVN from the coding sequence ATGCAGGGCGTCTTTCTCGATTCGGAAACCGTGAACCCCGATGAACTGGACTTCAGCGCACTGGATGCGCTGATGCCCTGGACCTTTTTCCCCTATACGGCCCCGGCACAGCGAGTCGAGCGCTTGCAGGGGGCGCAGGTGGTTATCACCAACAAGGTGGTGCTGGATGCCGATACCCTTGCTGCCTGCCCTGCGCTCAAGCTTATCTGTATTTGTGCCACGGGTACCAATAATGTGGACCTGAACGCCGCCCGGGATCAAGGCATTGTGGTGTGCAATGTGTCCGGCTATGCGCGGGCTTCGGTGGCGCAGCACAGCCTGATGCTGATGCTCACCCTGGCCACCCACTGTTTGCAGTACGATCGGGCAGTGAAACGGGGCGACTGGAGTGAGGCACGGCAGTTTTGTCTGCTCGATTACCCGATCATGGAACTGGCGGGCAAAACCCTCGGTATTATTGGCTACGGTGATCTGGGCCGAGAAACGGGTCGGCTTGCGGAGGCCTTTGGCATGAAGGTGATCGCGGCGCAGTCTTTCAGTGGCCGCAGCCATGAGGGCCGTTTGCCGTTATCTGAGTTACTGCCGCAAGCCGATGTGATCAGCTTGCATTGCCCTCTCACCGCCCAGACCGACAAGCTGGTGGACGCTGCCTTCCTTTCGCAAATGAAGCCAGGTGCCTTGCTGATCAATACAGCCCGGGGCGGGCTGGTGGATGAGCCTGCACTGGCCGAGGCGTTGCGTAGTGGCCAACTGGGTGGTGCCGGCCTGGATGTGCTCAGCAGCGAACCACCGCCCCGCGACCATGTGCTGCTGGCAAAAGATATTCCAAACCTGATTATCACCCCGCACAACGCCTGGGGTACCCGCGAGTGCCGGCAACGGTTGCTGGATGGAGTGGTCAGTAATATCCAGAATTGGCGGGCGGGTGCAGCGACCAATGTGGTGAATTAA
- a CDS encoding SDR family NAD(P)-dependent oxidoreductase gives MKLNGQTIVLTGASSGIGAEAAVLMAKRGARLCLVARREEQLREVQQRVEAEGASAAIYPCDLSDNNAIEACASQILAEHPQIDALVNNAAHSIRRPIEQSLDRLHDYQRTMQLNYMGAVAMTLKLLPRFLEQGHGHVVNISSLSTQIPIPLFSAYLASKSALESFTRSLQAEMGHQGITTTVVYFPMVRTPMSSKTKIYKYMPMMHVQKAAGWIVEACEKRPARISRPLGNLGSMLLAAAPGPITKLPQPLFRGMDQLLASRLKKKG, from the coding sequence ATGAAACTGAATGGCCAGACTATTGTACTCACCGGCGCCTCCAGTGGCATCGGCGCTGAAGCCGCTGTCCTGATGGCAAAGCGTGGCGCCAGGCTTTGCCTGGTGGCTAGACGCGAAGAACAGCTTCGTGAAGTGCAGCAACGGGTGGAAGCGGAAGGTGCCTCCGCCGCGATCTATCCCTGCGACCTGAGCGACAACAACGCCATCGAAGCCTGTGCTTCACAGATTCTGGCCGAACACCCGCAGATTGATGCACTGGTCAATAACGCCGCCCATTCCATTCGCCGCCCCATCGAGCAATCTCTGGATCGCCTGCATGATTATCAGCGCACCATGCAGCTTAACTACATGGGTGCCGTAGCCATGACCCTGAAACTGTTACCCCGCTTTCTTGAGCAGGGTCACGGTCATGTGGTGAATATTTCCAGCCTCTCCACCCAGATACCCATCCCCCTGTTCTCGGCCTACCTGGCCAGCAAGAGCGCACTGGAATCCTTCACCCGCTCCCTGCAGGCAGAAATGGGACATCAGGGCATCACCACCACCGTGGTGTACTTCCCCATGGTACGCACGCCCATGTCGTCAAAGACAAAAATCTATAAATACATGCCCATGATGCACGTGCAAAAGGCGGCAGGGTGGATCGTGGAAGCCTGTGAAAAACGTCCGGCGCGTATCTCGCGCCCTCTGGGTAACCTGGGCAGCATGCTGCTCGCTGCTGCACCCGGCCCGATCACGAAACTACCGCAGCCGTTATTTCGCGGGATGGATCAACTGCTGGCGAGCCGTTTGAAGAAGAAGGGATAA
- a CDS encoding secondary thiamine-phosphate synthase enzyme YjbQ, translating into MWKQKTLCLSAKRRGCHLVTREVLEQLPELADIRVGLLHLFIQHTSASLTINENADPDVRGDLERHLNVMVPENAPYYEHTLEGPDDMPAHIKSVLIGPSLSLPISDGRLALGTWQGIYLCEHRDHGGGRRVVATIQGE; encoded by the coding sequence ATGTGGAAACAGAAAACCCTCTGCCTCTCTGCCAAACGCCGGGGCTGTCATCTGGTGACTCGCGAAGTGTTGGAGCAGTTGCCTGAGTTGGCCGACATACGCGTAGGCTTGCTGCATCTTTTTATCCAGCATACCTCCGCGTCACTCACCATTAATGAGAATGCGGACCCGGATGTGCGCGGCGATCTGGAGCGTCACTTGAATGTGATGGTGCCGGAAAATGCGCCCTACTATGAGCACACCCTGGAAGGTCCGGATGATATGCCTGCCCATATCAAAAGCGTATTGATCGGCCCGTCGCTGAGCCTGCCCATCTCGGATGGTCGCCTGGCACTGGGCACCTGGCAGGGGATCTACCTCTGCGAGCATCGCGATCATGGTGGAGGGAGAAGAGTGGTGGCGACGATTCAGGGGGAGTGA